One genomic region from Maridesulfovibrio ferrireducens encodes:
- a CDS encoding site-specific integrase, translated as MRAKKEPTIYPGVRYRSHATRMHAGKPDRYFFIRYKLNGKGVEEGLGWASEGMNAKRASLERSKLRESQRTGSGPQSLHEAREDVRTEQESARLDVLEHKQENMLFDELVPQYLKWAEANKKTWIWDERRLRNHIQPVLGVLKLKEISATELEELKFQCQKKGLAPATINHCINLASSLFNFANRLGIYEGKNPVRDIKKIKHDNKRVRFLSHDEARKLMKEVKSRSEDFYHISMVSLYAGLRFGEITGLTWSDIDLEHRIIHVLDPKSGYNRQAHLVDLLYDLFSIRFREQESNPSPNSLIFPGRQGQQIFKVSHTYKRSVDDLKMNEGITDHRHKVVFHTLRHTFASWLALQGTSLYMIKELLGHKTLEMTMRYAHLLPDQKKSAVEEMASKAAL; from the coding sequence ATGAGAGCTAAGAAAGAACCCACGATTTACCCCGGTGTCAGATATAGATCCCACGCGACTCGTATGCATGCGGGTAAGCCTGATAGGTACTTTTTTATCAGATATAAGCTTAATGGGAAAGGGGTTGAAGAAGGCCTCGGTTGGGCCAGTGAAGGAATGAACGCTAAACGAGCATCATTAGAGCGTTCAAAATTGCGTGAGTCTCAAAGGACTGGAAGCGGTCCGCAAAGTTTGCACGAGGCCCGTGAAGATGTTCGAACTGAGCAGGAATCAGCGCGGCTTGATGTGCTTGAGCACAAGCAAGAAAATATGCTTTTTGATGAGCTGGTTCCTCAGTATTTGAAGTGGGCTGAAGCTAATAAAAAAACGTGGATATGGGATGAACGCAGGCTTAGAAATCACATACAGCCGGTTCTCGGAGTATTGAAACTTAAAGAGATATCAGCGACAGAGCTGGAAGAATTGAAATTTCAGTGTCAGAAAAAAGGACTCGCGCCGGCAACAATTAATCACTGTATAAATTTAGCCAGTAGCTTGTTTAACTTTGCCAATCGACTCGGTATTTATGAAGGCAAAAACCCTGTACGAGATATAAAAAAGATTAAGCATGACAATAAGAGAGTGCGGTTTTTAAGTCATGATGAAGCGCGGAAACTTATGAAAGAGGTTAAGTCGCGAAGTGAAGATTTCTATCATATCTCGATGGTTTCGCTGTATGCAGGGCTGCGGTTTGGCGAGATAACGGGGCTTACTTGGTCTGATATAGATTTAGAGCATAGAATCATTCATGTGCTTGATCCAAAGAGCGGATATAATCGGCAGGCTCATCTTGTAGACTTGTTATATGATTTATTCTCAATTCGGTTCCGTGAACAGGAATCGAACCCAAGTCCCAATTCTTTAATTTTCCCCGGTCGGCAGGGGCAACAAATTTTTAAAGTAAGTCACACATATAAGCGTTCTGTTGATGATCTCAAGATGAATGAAGGGATAACCGACCATAGACATAAAGTTGTATTCCATACTTTGCGGCATACGTTTGCAAGTTGGCTGGCTTTGCAGGGGACGTCTTTATATATGATTAAGGAATTGCTTGGGCATAAGACACTTGAAATGACCATGCGCTATGCCCATCTGTTGCCGGATCAGAAAAAGAGTGCAGTTGAGGAAATGGCAAGCAAGGCCGCATTATAG
- a CDS encoding ASCH domain-containing protein — MIKIYPTLSVRQPWAGLIALGIKDIENRSWSASPKYYGQTFIIHAGKQVDREAMCGSSSVIDAAEGLVSYVGASFDDFRARLPGNEHVFQTGGIVGSAVLTGCTQLHHSPWAQPTTGTIHWIFEQANPFPFQPLKGQLGIFKAELRDAS, encoded by the coding sequence ATGATTAAAATCTACCCAACCTTATCAGTACGTCAACCGTGGGCGGGCCTAATCGCCCTCGGCATTAAAGACATTGAAAATAGGTCATGGAGCGCAAGTCCTAAATATTACGGACAAACTTTCATTATTCACGCAGGTAAGCAGGTTGACCGGGAAGCAATGTGTGGCAGTTCCAGCGTCATAGACGCGGCTGAAGGACTTGTTTCATACGTCGGGGCATCGTTTGATGATTTTAGAGCCAGACTACCGGGCAATGAACACGTTTTTCAAACTGGCGGCATAGTCGGTTCCGCAGTGCTAACAGGCTGTACGCAACTGCACCATTCACCGTGGGCACAACCCACAACGGGAACAATTCACTGGATATTTGAACAGGCAAACCCCTTTCCGTTTCAGCCTTTGAAAGGTCAGCTTGGAATATTCAAGGCAGAGTTGAGGGATGCGTCATGA
- a CDS encoding transporter substrate-binding domain-containing protein, which yields MQAKDKLVVAIDSNYAPMSLLTPAAVPAGIMVEMWKLWSDQTGTEVDFLSGTWEETLNMVKTGKADVHSGLFRNDQRAAWLDFSDTLHSIKSAFYQRANSQPFSMDKLDGIKFGVVAGTYQSTYLRDKFPDILINEYDDHDSLITELIAGKIDIIFDEGTTVSRILARLGCEGLVSRVSGSTTANTVHAGVLKGKTELINRINKGFRNIKHDKLSSIDNRWIKSPEDRFYQKNKAGFEVVLTDEEKSYIQKNTSLSLTSTPNWPPFEMKQDDGSYAGIAADFIRVAAGKVGLDITPVFDTNWQAHMDKLKTGKLDAAPGLNETPKRLKDFVFTKPYIEYYSAIFTTADREDIFSPEDLAGKTVALEEGYAIARNLPTDRPDIKMLLVKSTQAALEAVATGKADAYIGNQVVASYLIKKFTLPNLKLVSLWRTDLPGQLRIAVDKDNPVLKNILQKGLDAITKKEREAILSTYLDATGFQQKVFSLTKEQWAWLKSHPQIKLGIDQQSAPFEFIDENGKMQGIASEYIAFIQDKLKVDMIPVDGLNWNEVLQYAKEGRLDILPSIARTPAREKYLLFTEPYIEFPVVIFSSKEAPLISKLDDIVHGRIALVEGYAAHEYITSDHPDFELVLYPTVPDAVTALALGKIDWFINDLATSSYVIEKKGITNLKVAAATEYVMSLSMAVRKDCPELLEIVNKALSVLSDEEAEEIKGKWLALKFEHGLDMYTVMTWALPITGGGLLIIGLIVFWNRKLGSEISERKKAQSELAETLSSLDKKNTMLEGLSTKLAKYLSPQVYDSIFSGNRDVVLSTERKKLTVFFSDIKDFTQTTDDMQPEDLTSLLNHYFTEMSAIALEYGATIDKFIGDAMLMFFGDPESKGVKEDAELCVRMAIAMQKRMVELEKEWHSMGYDKPFKMRVGINTGYCNVGNFGSEARMDYTIIGGEVNLAARLEGQADPGGVLMSSETYSLVKDIVNVEERKPIEVKGIRRTIQPYAVLSICGEDVSCSDYGKVIRYKEQGFNLSIDLNKLSPENRVNISQRLSEIALSLKE from the coding sequence GTGCAGGCAAAGGATAAACTTGTTGTTGCAATCGACAGCAACTACGCACCTATGTCTCTACTTACACCCGCAGCTGTTCCGGCTGGTATTATGGTTGAAATGTGGAAGTTATGGAGTGATCAGACCGGCACAGAAGTTGATTTCCTGTCAGGGACTTGGGAAGAGACTTTGAATATGGTTAAGACCGGTAAGGCGGATGTTCATTCGGGATTATTTAGAAATGATCAGCGCGCCGCATGGCTGGATTTTTCAGACACTTTGCATTCAATTAAAAGTGCATTTTATCAGAGAGCGAATTCTCAGCCGTTTTCAATGGATAAATTGGATGGCATAAAGTTTGGTGTTGTCGCTGGAACCTACCAGTCTACCTATTTGCGGGACAAATTCCCTGATATTTTGATTAATGAATATGATGATCATGACTCCTTAATAACAGAACTTATTGCGGGCAAGATCGATATTATCTTCGATGAAGGTACTACTGTTTCAAGGATTTTAGCTAGGCTTGGGTGCGAAGGACTTGTCAGCCGTGTGTCAGGTTCAACCACCGCGAATACGGTGCACGCAGGGGTATTAAAAGGAAAAACAGAGTTGATTAATCGTATTAACAAAGGCTTTCGAAATATTAAACATGATAAGCTTTCGTCAATCGATAACCGTTGGATAAAAAGCCCTGAAGATCGTTTTTATCAGAAAAATAAAGCCGGGTTTGAAGTTGTACTAACCGACGAAGAAAAGTCCTATATTCAGAAAAACACTTCATTATCCCTGACCTCAACTCCAAACTGGCCTCCATTCGAAATGAAACAGGATGATGGTTCCTATGCTGGTATAGCTGCAGACTTTATTCGCGTAGCAGCAGGTAAGGTCGGACTCGATATAACTCCTGTTTTTGATACAAACTGGCAAGCTCATATGGATAAGCTGAAAACAGGAAAACTTGATGCCGCTCCTGGATTGAATGAGACTCCAAAGCGTCTTAAGGATTTTGTTTTCACTAAGCCATACATAGAATATTATTCCGCCATATTCACTACAGCGGATCGTGAGGATATCTTCTCTCCTGAAGATCTGGCTGGAAAGACGGTAGCTTTGGAAGAGGGATATGCCATTGCACGAAATCTACCCACTGATCGCCCTGATATCAAGATGTTGCTTGTTAAGAGCACGCAAGCTGCTTTGGAAGCTGTAGCAACAGGAAAGGCTGATGCGTACATTGGTAATCAGGTTGTAGCTTCTTATCTTATTAAAAAATTTACCCTGCCCAATCTAAAGCTTGTCAGCCTCTGGCGAACTGATCTTCCCGGTCAGCTACGTATTGCCGTGGATAAGGATAATCCCGTATTAAAAAATATTCTTCAAAAAGGACTTGATGCTATAACCAAAAAAGAAAGGGAAGCTATTCTTTCAACCTACCTTGATGCTACAGGTTTTCAGCAAAAAGTTTTTTCACTCACAAAAGAACAATGGGCGTGGCTGAAATCTCATCCTCAAATCAAGCTTGGAATAGATCAGCAAAGTGCTCCCTTTGAGTTCATTGATGAAAACGGCAAAATGCAGGGGATTGCGTCGGAATATATTGCATTCATTCAGGATAAGTTGAAAGTGGATATGATTCCAGTTGATGGTTTGAACTGGAATGAAGTTCTGCAATATGCCAAGGAAGGGCGTTTGGATATTCTTCCGTCGATTGCCCGGACTCCTGCCAGAGAAAAATACCTTCTTTTTACAGAGCCTTATATTGAATTTCCGGTCGTTATTTTTTCTTCTAAAGAAGCACCTTTGATAAGTAAACTGGATGACATTGTACATGGCAGGATTGCTTTAGTTGAAGGGTATGCCGCCCATGAATATATCACTTCGGATCATCCAGACTTTGAACTTGTTCTTTATCCTACTGTCCCTGATGCTGTTACTGCACTTGCTCTCGGTAAAATAGATTGGTTTATCAATGACTTGGCTACTAGTAGTTACGTTATTGAAAAGAAAGGAATAACCAATTTGAAAGTGGCTGCTGCAACTGAGTATGTTATGTCATTATCAATGGCTGTTCGTAAGGATTGTCCTGAATTACTTGAGATTGTTAACAAGGCTTTAAGTGTTCTTTCAGATGAAGAAGCAGAAGAAATCAAGGGCAAATGGCTTGCATTAAAATTTGAGCACGGCTTGGATATGTATACCGTTATGACATGGGCATTGCCCATTACTGGCGGTGGGCTCTTGATTATAGGTTTGATCGTGTTTTGGAACAGAAAGCTCGGAAGTGAAATTTCAGAAAGGAAAAAAGCGCAATCAGAACTGGCTGAAACTTTGAGCTCTCTTGATAAAAAGAATACAATGCTTGAAGGGTTGTCTACAAAGCTTGCGAAATACCTGTCTCCACAGGTGTATGATTCAATTTTTTCGGGTAATCGTGATGTTGTTTTATCCACAGAGCGTAAAAAACTTACGGTCTTTTTTTCTGATATAAAAGACTTCACTCAGACCACAGATGATATGCAGCCGGAAGACCTTACTTCCTTGCTTAACCATTATTTCACAGAGATGTCTGCCATCGCACTTGAATATGGAGCTACCATTGATAAATTTATTGGTGACGCTATGCTTATGTTCTTTGGAGATCCTGAATCAAAGGGCGTAAAAGAAGACGCTGAACTTTGTGTGCGTATGGCTATCGCAATGCAAAAAAGAATGGTTGAACTTGAAAAAGAGTGGCACAGCATGGGGTACGATAAGCCGTTTAAAATGCGAGTGGGTATCAATACTGGATATTGCAATGTTGGCAACTTCGGTTCTGAAGCACGTATGGATTATACTATTATTGGAGGTGAAGTTAACCTCGCAGCCCGTCTTGAAGGCCAAGCTGATCCGGGCGGAGTGCTTATGTCCTCAGAAACATATAGTTTAGTCAAAGACATAGTAAACGTTGAAGAGCGCAAACCGATAGAGGTTAAGGGGATTCGCCGCACTATTCAGCCTTATGCAGTCCTTTCAATCTGCGGAGAGGATGTATCCTGCTCCGATTATGGCAAAGTGATCCGTTACAAAGAACAGGGGTTTAATCTTTCCATAGATCTTAACAAGCTTTCTCCAGAGAATCGGGTTAATATTTCACAGCGTTTAAGTGAAATAGCTTTGTCTCTGAAAGAGTAA